A DNA window from Paenibacillus sp. HWE-109 contains the following coding sequences:
- a CDS encoding WGxxGxxG family protein — protein MKKVQTLALAIFLTSALSFGTVGAHENTGIGMNSSSGTTSINTNSNVNNYGAYGSSTVTSSSPSTSPNTKLNQANYGTGYSNNSTSIRAYDTADSRSKASNWGWLGLIGLIGLAGMRSRNNVGER, from the coding sequence ATGAAAAAGGTTCAAACTCTTGCATTAGCTATTTTTTTAACATCAGCATTAAGTTTTGGAACAGTTGGAGCACATGAAAATACAGGGATTGGAATGAATTCATCGTCAGGTACAACAAGTATAAACACAAATAGTAATGTGAATAATTACGGTGCTTATGGCTCAAGTACAGTAACAAGTAGCTCACCTTCTACTTCTCCCAATACTAAGCTGAACCAAGCAAATTACGGCACTGGTTACTCAAATAATTCTACTTCTATCCGCGCTTATGACACCGCAGATTCGAGATCCAAAGCATCGAACTGGGGTTGGCTTGGATTGATCGGTCTGATTGGCCTAGCTGGAATGAGATCAAGAAATAACGTTGGAGAAAGATAA
- a CDS encoding DUF2935 domain-containing protein yields MTQQVLFEHRFWLQILGDHSRFIYNALTPKETKDIKLADHFITEFDQLLNQARLPDAGNALDQLNNQAYELTLHLQKFKLNILDRLLIRHIQIGLSPTFINHMLNELEEYLRILLALLAGKGVPFFAALHHDLLWLPDAGGHAASIASDLDAVEKRLIKKSELFEQHFNEFYLKAIELSGYTRTMRTNFPALAKFHTDVNMEMSIFMAFLTELETIDLSAELLSRLNPLVPDHMYREECYYLLKLAQTGAITAPDCDPTKPRINV; encoded by the coding sequence ATGACCCAACAAGTATTGTTCGAACATCGGTTTTGGCTTCAAATTTTGGGAGACCACTCCCGGTTTATATATAACGCTTTAACGCCAAAAGAGACGAAAGATATTAAATTGGCCGATCATTTTATTACTGAATTCGATCAACTGCTCAATCAAGCACGACTTCCTGATGCTGGCAATGCTTTAGACCAATTAAATAATCAAGCCTATGAATTAACCTTACACCTACAAAAATTTAAACTCAATATATTAGATCGTTTATTAATTAGGCATATTCAAATTGGCCTTTCACCTACTTTTATTAATCATATGCTTAATGAACTAGAGGAATATCTGCGAATTCTTCTGGCACTTTTGGCAGGAAAAGGGGTTCCTTTCTTTGCTGCACTGCACCATGATTTGCTTTGGCTTCCTGATGCAGGTGGTCATGCAGCATCTATTGCAAGTGATCTGGATGCCGTAGAGAAAAGACTAATTAAGAAAAGTGAGCTTTTTGAGCAGCACTTTAATGAATTTTATTTGAAAGCCATTGAATTATCAGGATATACACGCACAATGAGAACGAACTTCCCTGCATTAGCTAAATTTCATACCGATGTCAATATGGAAATGTCAATCTTCATGGCATTCTTGACTGAGCTTGAAACTATTGATTTAAGTGCAGAATTGCTTAGCCGATTAAACCCACTTGTACCAGATCATATGTATCGGGAAGAATGCTATTACTTATTGAAACTTGCTCAAACGGGTGCCATCACAGCTCCCGATTGCGATCCGACTAAACCGAGAATTAATGTATAG
- the thpR gene encoding RNA 2',3'-cyclic phosphodiesterase: MDPVNLVRLFVAVPLPLGIKHVFANWIEQIKPNLFFRKWVHHEDLHITLQFLGNTPSEKVPLIDQVLQEITTVSSPISLRVESLGFFGRAAQPSVLWAGIGGDVKGLHNLQKQVADALTLFGFSPEERNFHPHLTLARDHIGRTPFDRNKLSTLTLPNSSLEDLLSWKSNEIMLYRSHLNKRPMYEAISFGNLKSE; this comes from the coding sequence ATGGATCCAGTCAATTTAGTGCGTTTATTTGTTGCTGTACCGCTCCCGCTCGGCATTAAGCATGTTTTCGCCAACTGGATCGAACAAATCAAGCCAAATCTGTTTTTTCGTAAATGGGTTCATCATGAGGATCTACATATTACGCTGCAGTTTCTTGGGAATACACCGTCAGAAAAAGTCCCTCTCATTGATCAAGTTCTGCAGGAAATAACAACAGTATCTAGTCCTATCTCTCTTCGTGTGGAATCCCTTGGCTTTTTCGGGCGAGCGGCCCAGCCTTCTGTGCTGTGGGCCGGTATCGGCGGTGACGTAAAGGGGCTTCACAACTTACAGAAACAGGTAGCCGACGCACTTACGCTGTTTGGCTTTTCTCCTGAAGAGCGTAATTTTCACCCACACTTAACGCTTGCACGCGATCACATAGGTAGGACTCCATTTGATCGTAATAAGCTGAGTACTCTTACATTGCCCAATTCTTCCTTAGAAGACCTACTTTCGTGGAAATCAAACGAAATTATGCTTTACCGGAGTCATTTGAACAAGCGGCCAATGTATGAAGCTATTTCTTTCGGTAATTTGAAGTCTGAATGA